The sequence ttgaaacaacgaagtcaatggaaCTAGAAAAAGAgtgtttggagttaaaaattacactcaagtctttactctcttgacaacgattaagagatttagaatttagtttgtagataaagtatgtagcAGTTGTCTTTTTataataagacacaacacagtatttgtttgaatttaaatataaattattgtctgcgcaccatgcgggaaaaagagtccagatcagaaccgttagaaatagtttgacaaataaattagtagaatagtttgacaaatttattttttgttaaatatatagttttagtgttttatttcaatcaattaaggggaggagtgatgaaaaaacatattgagtaaaaaatgctgtcaggagaaaaaatttgcggaaattgtgctaagtcataaaatagctgctgggttggcatacatgatttttatttatctttttcaaagcttctacactcaaaagcattgcaattaaagTATCATCAttaacagttttgaaaaaagaaggttatttcaaaagttattcattttttttcctctcctgtaaaattcgtaaaagttgacttagcacatttttataTTAAGCTGACGAAACGCCTTTCCCTATTGAAATAATTTTGATGATTCCAATATACTTTCAAAAcactttttgatacacgagaaaaatgtattcaaattgaAATATGTAAACCAAAACTGTGTCgtcgagcgttcgatatcgaaTTAAAGTATCGAGCTAACGAAtgtcgactatcgaattatgTAAAGCCACCCctgtaaatatttcgaagaacttttctctcgagcactctcAGAGCCGCCTCATCAGAATCGTCAATGTCCTTGCTGCTGCACCATATATTAGTAATTAATTAGTGAAATATTCGCTCTTTATGCGCACAAaagtacgaaaaaaaaaattgtatgcaccAATTGTCATAGATTGGAGTTTTTATGTAAAAGAAGGTAGGATGAAAACTTCACTGAAAACCTCTGTAAAAAAGAAGTGCACAACTTGTGTATCACTTAACGTTTCCTTAGAATATAAATTGACACCGAGCTCTTGAAACAGTATTTAAAGACCAAAAAGGAAAAAAGGTCTATAACGAACCAAAAACTTATTGTACtgattgtaaaattttgtatTGGTTTCAAAAACGATTCCGTTGGGTTCGATAGCACCCcgtattatataaattttttgtggccGAAAATCGTAAGATTTATGGAAGGCCTCATGAATTTTTCCGCTCCAATTCGGTCGATAAATTTGTCGTAACAAGTCATTTTCGAAGCGACAGCTGTTACAGTGTTTTAGGTGCCGTAATATCATATCTGGAATATCACAGTATCTCGGCTGTCAGTTCGAATCTCAAAATCGCTGTCTGAGAGTTAAATTTAGGTCGCAATATCATGTTTTTCTTAAATGAATTGAATTTATATTCAGAGCGCGCGTAAAACTATGGGATAAGCCGTTTTTCAAAAGTattctgccatcccaaaggtatttgaagccattgttaccaatcagctaacattttccatttctacattgattgcagactctcaacatggattctgtaaaagCAAATCttccattaccaacctacttgaattcacaactcatgtttctaatggatcaagctggatcgacttggctcCAACCTGGTCTCGCCCAGTGGatatcttcgtatctctgcggtagaacgcaacaatcaatttttaaaaatactcttttcagatgtcattaatgttccctctggcgtcccacagggcagtcatctcggtcccattctgttcttgctatttattaacgatatatgtaccacaataaaataatccaagattttaatgtatgctgatgatgtgaaACTTcttaggtcctatgcgtctattgaagagCGTTCCTTGCTTCATctataaatgtaaattcatgtgcctctctcggagaccttttccagcagcctcttacgtaattgataatttttgtcttgtatcagtaaactattttgttgactcgggagtcacgatggatgctaaactttgtttcaaccttcatattatgactactgccaataaggctagaggtgttctatcattcgtgaagagatggtctatagaatttagtgacccttatgtaaccaaagccctttttacctcATTAGTTAGACCGATGCTAGAATACGGATCAAATAGTCTGGAATCCGTGATATCAAGtgcatgcagataggcttgagtcaatacagaagcaatttttacttttttctttaaggagtTTTCATTGGGACtttgcgtataatcttccaccttatactagtctgttaaagcttatcaatcttccaactctcgctagtcgtagagaaatgctaggcgtattatttatggctaaactactgaatggactaatttctagcccctttattttgaacgaagtaaacttcaatgtcccatcacgagcgccAAGACATTACAAActtcttcttttgaggcagtgcagaactaatttcgaatgaAATTAACcatttcggtgtttgtgtcatgattttaactctcattcgaattcatttgatataacggattaactttttactataaggaaaactgtgctatcctatcttaactcgtaacaaaataaaaaaaaaaaaatgaaaaaaataaaaaaatctttatatgctaaaagcgttaacttatttaacaatttactatatgtataatttcctactgttatgtataatactcagctgatgatttttattctgtagctgatcagttttagatctcgacgcttaacaaacctccgcctatcaacaactcggcaaaaacaaaaacaaatccgtgcgtcatgccgATGCGTCCCTCGTGTCGGTTGAGCGGGCTTTGGAGGGtgttaatccgttgggtttattattattattaaggagTTTTTAAGCTGTagtcgagatagggtgatattgcACACAGACTTTTTGAGAGGGCGCGAAGTTACATATTCGTTTTGAAAAATGTCAATTAGACTCTGAAATAGGATATTTATGACATTATCACATTCTTAATAAAATTATGAGATAAAAAATTCTGGGGTCTTATTAAATTTCTTTCggatttgaacaaaaaaaaaaaacgatatttgacagctttcgaatcgagttacagaataagGCACCTGCAGTTAACTCGTAacatattcaattcaatttctaaAAGTTCTTAAAACTTTATCTGAGGTAGAAGGACTATTTCCAATCAAATATCAATGCACATCGTTTTCAACCAAATGCTAGGACCAAAGCCTTTGTCAACTAAGCATGACGCTCTAAAATAATGACTGATGATAGCACGTCGATCAAATTTTGAGAAAGGGAGGAGGGAATGGTACATTTTCGGAGGTATAGcatttttcaatagaataaataaataacgaCCCTTATGACGCCAACTTCTGCAGTATTgaacataaaataaatttaatctgAGATATTTAGTTTGGTTATTCGTCTGAAATTTTCGGATGGCGAGATAGGACAATGTCACACATACTCAacgatattttatttttgaaacactGCAATAaacacaattataaaaaaaaaatgtatttttagagATTCCCGAGAGCGTTGGAGCCCAAATGTAATTACAGTCGTTGCTGGTACACCGAAGCGTCTAATAGCTACTGATAAAACCCAAATTTTGAAAGTGCATAAAATTATTCGACACACCTATTACAATCCTAAAAGTTTACGAAACGACATCGGTATACTAATTTTGTCATCAAGTATTAAAGAAGATAATGAGACAGCGCAAAGGATAGATGTGGCTTATAAAAAACCGGAACCCAATACACCATGTACTGTTCTTGGTTGGGGTCGCATTATGTCTGTAAGCCCAatgaatttaaacaaaaatataatttaactaaattattaataattgtttttgtttttatcggcctattgataaatcattcaaggttcgaatcgagctcaaggccagaacaataattttttttctaatgataattattgttattttttaatttttctaaatttgaaaaattgaattttatttttggaatagtaagtagaaaatttttcagacaacctgccatagctgcgcagatagatccatttcgaagggtgctaagccttcatcatcagtacgctttaggcatgctgcgctaaccatttagctataccgctgtatagctaaatggttagcgcagcatgcctaaagcgtactgatgatgaaggcttagcacccttcgaaatggatctatctgcgcagctatggcaggttgtctgaaaaattttctacttactattccaaaaataaaattcaatttttcaaatttagaaaaattaaaaaataacaataattatcattagaaaaaaaattattgttctggccttgagctcgattcgaacctaaattattaatatttttgttgtatgtaggACGGACCAATGCCAAATGAAGCCCTTTATGtaaatattacaatacttgatgAAAAGAAATGTGGAATATATAAAAATCTTGCTCATGGTATGTTGTGTGCGGGTGATCCAAGAGATTTTACTAAAGATGCATGTCAAGCTGATTCCGGTGGCCCAATGTTCTGTAATAATGTGTTAACAGGTGTTGTATCCTTTGGTATTGGTTGTGGTGATCCACGTGCTCCTGGTGTTTATACTGATGTGAGTGCATATATAAAATGGATCGAGCAAAATTATTCTAATAAATTAAGTCCCGATATAACTTTTATTCAAGCTGTATTGTtggttattttattaaattatttctaACGAAAATCtatggttaatttttttttttttgagattgggTCGGAAATGTCTACAAATGTGGATAGATTCCTTATTACTGCTGCAGTAACAGCGAATTTAAGTTTCAGAACCACTACAGAAAATCCAATCAAAAGGATCGACTAGTCTActtattcccccccccccccgcgccggtttgggggttagaatatacccgcggtaggtatgcgactaaaataccggattcaaggctTTTTGTtaagcgcagccctttcaggttgccagcgcaatacatagcttctccaaaccccattgtctatctcacctatccgtggcgaatcttgtttcattaacagccgaggctctggcgactccgaactcctcatggatctagggggtggagggcggtatggcccagaaggtcgcatgtggtcataaccaatcgttcccgagatggtcgggcttggtaccggaacgtaccggatctgcgtccagcaaaggaccatcaactctcAAACCCCGAGGCCTTCGGGGGGTGTCCTTATCGTCCTTATTAACAACAATACTGGGCGTGATATACGTCGGAGAAGATTTAGGCAGAGCTAAGAAGCTTTACTGGGCATATatacaatcggagtgtttgccaaacaattTTAGTTATGCCTACACACGCTGCAAAAGTGTTTTCATCAGAAGGAGTTGCACATATGCTGCGGGCTCTCAATTTAAGCTCATACGAATTTCGAAATTGAAAAACCATCAACTCCGCAGGGATAGTCGAGCACCAAGATCCTGCTGTTGTACAATTTGTTTAACCTAATGCTGAATGGTGCAATCTATTACAAGATCGTACAATTGAAGGCGTATGTTGATGCTATTGATATTGACGGATATAAAATACGAGACTGCAAAGACTTCTTCCATCTGGAAATCAGCATCGACAATTTCAGCTTTCAAATTATTCTTGAGAACTAGTGCTACATCGGACTGAGTAGGAaagtgaaaagtaaagtcttctctcgacGATCCAACCGCACGCTTTATAAGTCTTTCATCATATTCGCTAGCTAGCTCCGTGATGCGAAATATGTGTATCGAAAGAGGCTTAATAATATATGCTGTTTGACCTTTACGCAGACACGAGCATAATGCAACGAATGAATAAAAGCTCAAAGGCTccgctggataggccatgttataAAGATGGAAAAACACGATCCAGCTCAGAAAGTATTCCATACGGTACCCGGATTTGTAAGCAGAGCAAAGAGACCTCCACTAAGTTGAGAGAAGCAGCTGGAGAAAGGCTTTATCTCCTAGGGGTTGAAGTTCAACCACAACGGTGATAACTTTACtgcaaacaaataatttcgggttttttgagaagagcttcgtcggtttcttatcggtaccgaaacgtttttgttttattatttgctTATTATCAATATGAGTTATCGCATTTTTGACCGGCTTATCTCCCAGTCATTGGTTTCTTATCTGTTTtatataagaaatcgataactacttgatattaaatcgataattttttgttcACAAATAgataaatttacacaaaaaaattgataactcttcgataacaccCCCCTAacaacatccctgcaaaaattgttggattacgtgccccattttcttcatgttggagtactctaacaatactcctttgcaatgcgtttgcggaccaccatcagccgatcattgctcgttttttaacgaccgtgatcacgacacgatgacgatcgaacagagttgccaaaagtaaaatattgcatacaaataactgataataaaattttactatggcaactctgataaaatgtaaCCGCGcattggttttatgtatacatactatagtataaagaaatattagtttctttattcacgcaaatgctaaataacataagaatattcgtagtaaaaaatagaaaagttgtattgcccctcttcatttactttcattttaaattaaattcactccgataattctttccgacacaattcctctttagtactttggcatatgatctcctgtgggtgctccatggagtactacagtgaaagtactttggaaagtactctcacgtatgtactctatggaatactcacaaacaaagcgagattgggatcacctactcctctcctaggacatcgcaacgttaattggagcacattttttgtatgaatacagattagttttggaacactcctatactcccaaaggagtattccttacattatttatggagtactcgcgttttttgaagggatgcTAACACtgcgataacaaatccataagtTTCTGATAGTATATCGATAACCTTTGTTAGAAATTTGTAacacttcgataataaatcgttAACTCGTCATATCTCACCTCTCCTGGAAAGAGTTTCCTCTGGCTACTGCAGGAATTACATAGGCCGTTTATTCTTTTGTTCAAAGTGTCCGTCTTACTATTTTTTCTGCTTAGCAGAATGAGTGGATATGTATATTGAGTGCACATTCCTTTTATTCCAAGATAACACATTTTGAACAAATAGTTACATGTTTCAATACTGGTGCCGACTCATAACATACGATCACTGATTATAACATACATACAATAGCAAACAATAAATCTCGATTCATTTTGAATGAATTGctctttttttttaacatattttgacgaatattagtatcactaaccgatactaccatcactaagccgatactaagcagtatgtacataaaaaaaatcaatcatcTACACAcagcgaagtagtactcacatatacacacgaatatggatacaaattacacATATACTTGTACATAGCTGGTAAActagcatcaggttcacgaaattactagaccttaggagaaatgagtgaacgaggaaaccgaagagtataaaagcagcacaagctgagacatgactaatcagtttgatttaagcacgctattggttgcgaagtataagtgttattgtgaagtactctcaaagtggtctataaagaccattttgcgttattgaatattggagttatttattcaacagtttagcgatacgaatgttagtagaaggtgtaaaataagtggagatttcctaaattcgttataatattttACAGTCATAATAAATATAATTGGTTGTAAAAATAACAAAGAATATTCAATTTAGCGATTACGTTTAATTTCTCGTTCATGGATATCATTTTGCCGAATTCAAAACAAGTTGTATATAACATATCACTAATAGCGTATTAAAATCAAACCGGCTTATTACTCCTTCCGCTGCTTCAATACTCTCAGTTGCATCGTTCCCCTATTTCTCCTTGAGTCTAGACTTTCCGCGAACCGCCTTCGCGAACAGTTGTCTCATAGTTGCTTATATATCTATATACaggtatatgtgtgagtaatgtcatCTTCGCTCTTAGCATTGATGTTTACATGACTGCTTGCTTTGAAGTTGTGCTTTTATTTACTATCAGCATAGTTATTTATCGAAATTCTAATATACGCcacaacatgtacatatataatccAAAAACcatgtttttacgtgacgagtcaTAAGAGCGCTGATGTTACGATTTGGCCTCTCTTTACATAACAAATTCTGCCGATTATCATACGCTAACTATCGAAATCCAACTATCTGGATTATTTAACTCGCGATTTAAAATCGTTTTAAGCagcatatttataaaaaaaaaatttcattaactcacaatacttttttcgaaaaaatgaattttttttatttatgtgctttcattttatgtattttaataatattatgtacatactatatatataagtatatgttttcctttttctaattttataaaactttttgcCTGCTTATACTTCAGTTTAAGTCGTTTTACAGATTTAATACTACTTTTAACAACCGAAttttattacaaatattttttagctAGTGCGGCTTATTTatgcatatttatatatacatacatataatacataATTGTATGTACAAATCTAATCTTCGAAGCATGTTCACAGtggaaatattaaattttattttatatgaactttaattgaatttttaatttttatttttgaacattttaGCTATACATGATTTGAATTCGATTGATTTCTATTCTTAATTTCTTTACCattaaattatttgaataattattgttattaggATTTTCGCTATTGCTATttttagatgttgttgttgtggcttttgcTATACTAGCGCTAGTCTCTTTCATTACTTGatttttcaaatatatatttttattcttgttgtaatttttatttttctgattacCAAAATCATTCACAGAAATTGTTTTGTGGCCTTTGCGACTATTCATGTACGCGTTGTAGTTATTGCATTTGCTATCGCACTTAATttgattaataaataaaatattttctatcGGTGCATCATTATAAGAACTACAGGTCATCAATTCATTTCtgtaattttttgaatatttttctttataattATCTATGAATAGTCCATCTGcaataatataaaaaagaaaaatgaagcGTGTACTAAAAAAACAAGTTACATAAACAAATATCTTTTACAAGAACTGCGGAATAACCAAGGGGAATTCAGTACAAGCCCCCAAATTCTAATTTGAGGCTagatgttgttatcccaacagctgattgcttcttcttgattattttgcacACAAcacaccttgtatagattcgccttgtatacaaggtgatggcaaagcgagatcaactaattcgccgtgcaaaaGAATGCCAaatccaaggcgaatctatactaggtggtggcaaagcgaattcaaacaaTTCGCCGtacggaagaatgtcaagtcaaaagaaaattttcattgatttcgattaactgacatgttgtagtacaaggcgctgtatggaaaattatcaagaagaagcaatcagctgatgggataacaccacctgtaatgaattcgccttggccaaatcaaaagaaaactttcattgatttcgattaactccaaggcgaattcagtactagGTGTcgttatcccaacagctggttgcttctacatgattattttccatGAAGCGCCTTtcactttaatatgtcagttaaacgaaatcaaatacaattttcttttgactcttcagcacggcgaattggttgaattcgctttgcaaccacctggtatggattcgccttgattaaCACACATATTGTTGTATAAGgcgttgtatgaaaaaaaaaaatcaagaagaaAAAATCAGCTGTTACCGAATTCGCCTTACCTTGTTGTATAGATTCGACTTGGGAAATCTAAATACATTCTGCGAGTAAACAGTTTATCGAAAAAAGATTATAATATACTTTTTTCCAAAATATAAAGCGACACAAACAGAAAATCTAACATGTAATGATACAACAAATCACAAACaataaatagttaaaaaaaaatcaattaaaaacatAGTAATCACTGCAATTAAATTACtgcaattaaaaatttaaatatatggggaATTCTTTGTCAAATCAGCCACCCCTCTGCCAATTtcaattttgtgaaaaaaatcgTTTAAGCACACGAAAAAATTCGCCAAGAAGTGTATTTTTTATGCCGTTAggtgttattttaaaaataaagttctaTAACCTGAAAAAAACTGTCTAAAGTGAGGCATCTCGCAAAAAAGTGCCATTTTTAGTCAAAAATGatcgaaaaaaatataattccTCAATAATAATGACCAAATTACTTATTAGAAATATTGTGAGGGTAGCTAAACAAGAATCCgatgtcaaatttcaaattcaGGATGGCGCCCGACATACAGAATTTAGTAGAAATGGATCAACAGTAAGAAAAATGCTGTCCGCCATcttgaatttgaaatttgatattgGATTTTTTTTAGATTAAAAACCCTTACTTTTAGAAAACTCCTAACGGCATAAAAAACTACACTTTTTGATGAATTTTTTCgtgatcaaaaaattttttttccaaaattgaaatTGGCAGAGGGGGTGGCTGATTTGACAAAGAATTccccatatataaaaaattggTTTGCGAAAGTATATAAATCAAAATAGCTTAACAAAACAAATTAGAGCCTTAAAAATTTTAACTGCTATACTTGATtgtaatcaaaaataattattttgactttgattaaaaaaattacaattgcaaTCATCAATTGCAGAAAAAAAAACGTGaaaaatttcggaaatttttgTACTGAATTTTACGGACAGCCTTTTTAATGTCGCTCTAATAAGTCGTAGGTTTTAGAGAAACGTTGCTTGAAGCTGAACTGAAGCGTTTTCAttaaaatactgtgacgaatattagtatcactaagcgatactaccatcactaagccgatactaagcagtatgtacgtaaacaaatcaatcatcatctacacacgtacatacaaggcagcagggagatactcaccatcagccgaagtagtactcacatatacacacgcatatggctatgcgagactgtaaactacaaatatacatgtacatatatggttgGTAACCAGGCATGGAGTTCGCGGttactagatcttaggagaaatgggtgagcgAGGCAACAGAGTATGGAAGCAGCGAAAGCtgattcgttacaatacatatgacTGAAACTAATGTAAATCAACGATGAAAAGGTAGAGATATAAgggaaaaaatattgaaataaaaaaacaaacagaCAATTCTCTCAGCATACGAAGCGTAGTAAACATAGAAAATATTCCATGGTTTCTAGACCAAATATACCACACTCAGAGAACGCACCACTTGAACAAGTAATATCCATTGAATCCGATCCTCGTGTATAATTTGGATAAGAATTATCCTAAAACTAATAGTCGCTTTGAAATTTTTATGGCAGATGAAGAGGATTTCCCTGCTATTAATGATAGCGTTGATATTTCTCCAGATAAGGAAGATTATATTAATCGTAGCcttataagaaaaaaatatttttgtgataTTGTCAAAAAAGGTGATGAGAGATTACAGCGTTAAGCGGTTCGTAGGGAAAATTTTTAGAGTTCAGTTAATAGAAAACATGGTTACCCGTTTATTCAACTCAGTTGAATATCAGAAAGGTCGtgtttctgaatttgaaatattATTGACTGCTTTGATTAATGTTACTCAGAAACTGGCGTTAAGTCATCAGGATTCTGACATTGTTAAAGAAATTCAACTTATTAAAGAACAGTTTGATAATATTAAAGCTAAGGATGATTTAAATGTAATTAATCTACATTCTCATGATGATGATGTTACAATATTCAATCCTTGAAAGCTAATTTAGATTTT is a genomic window of Eurosta solidaginis isolate ZX-2024a chromosome 4, ASM4086904v1, whole genome shotgun sequence containing:
- the LOC137248759 gene encoding serine protease 1, with product MLHKKLFVFITFFLLQFNKFVLNLHDVKNSTQGSLVNEVRKDDSNEYTFLITSGYRPEHPSLTKHVVSLRAGRHRHYFGDNHFCAGTIMTPRIIITAAHCLCKIDSRERWSPNVITVVAGTPKRLIATDKTQILKVHKIIRHTYYNPKSLRNDIGILILSSSIKEDNETAQRIDVAYKKPEPNTPCTVLGWGRIMSDGPMPNEALYVNITILDEKKCGIYKNLAHGMLCAGDPRDFTKDACQADSGGPMFCNNVLTGVVSFGIGCGDPRAPGVYTDVSAYIKWIEQNYSNKLSPDITFIQAVLLVILLNYF